TTGGTACAAATTGCAGAATTTTTTTAGTgacaaatttgtttgttttccctccccccctctctaaTCTGAGTAGGAGCACTTATATTACAGTACTAAAAACCACACTAATGatatgtggattttttttttcaaactagcTCTGTAATAATACTTATTACTAAATTAAaaagtataataaaaaaaaaattatattcaaGGCCTAACAAAACATGCTGAATGTATTTcctaacaaataaaacaattccagtgttttgaaaacaattttttaaatcaGCGCATGTCCACAAACTGTTATTGCCCCCTCTACAGTCTAGTCATATCACCAATGTgctcttggcctacatgtgcaTTATTGAGGGCATCTGGTAGGACACAAGATACCAAGAATACAGGGACCTGCACATTACATTGCTCAGCAGTGCTACTCATGCTCTACATTCACTATTTTTTGTCCATTGTGAAATGTTCCTCCAGTTAGAGGTCGAGGCAATGTGTCCATCCCATGTTCAACAACGAACATTGTCACTGCATACGATTATTGTCAATGCAGATAAATAATACCTGAGGCTTTGAGAAGTTCATGTTCATGCACCACTGGACAAAGTGCTTCTTGGCGGCCTCCAGACTCCTGTCATCAGTCTTCTTGCAGTGGACCCTGATCAGCTGCTCAGCAAACTGCTCTGGGAGAAGTTTAGACACCTGACAAGAATGACAGCACAGAGTTTATTTTGAGGCATACATTCGAGACCGATGCAGTGACAAACATATTCTACACATTAGGAAGAAAATGCTCATAGAGAACATGTAAAGACAGATTAAGATCAGTTCTGACCTGGTTCTTCCGAATCTGGATGGCTGTGGTTAGGTCATCCTTGCAATAGAAACGCACATTGTTGATGGGGTTCTTTTCCTTCATCCCGTAGTCCATAAAAATTACCTAAAAGAGAAGAGGGGGTGGGTGTTAAGATCATCATGTGCAGTAAGCTGCAAAGGTTTAGGCATTAGGTTACAATTAAGCTAAAATtcataatacatttaaataactaTTGGAGCTAAGAGCAAATTGACTGTGTTAGATTTAAAATCTTACATTAACTACAAAGTCCTCTGGCTGCAGACGGACATCCTGGGCGCCGCTCTGAGGGATGGCTCGAGCCAGATCTGCTTCCCAGCTGCGAATCGTCTCCTTATAGAGGAGAAAGAGCAAGAAGTGGATGAGATGTTACTTATTTTATCTTAGCAGGCCCATTATATAAGATTTGAATATATCCAACCACGTGATGAGCAATTTTGTCTGCACAAAATCTTTTCTAAAATCCAATCTAAATCTCCAGTATTTTTGTTGACACAAACAAGTTTCTTTTCATTTATGAGAAAGCTCATTAGCTCCATCAAAACAAACAATGGgtctgaaatgattagttgatttaacggTTGACagactggttccagcttctcaaaagtAATAATATGATGCTTCTCGCGGTTCTTATCATAGTGACTTGAATATCATCAAGCTTTGATTGGACagaacaagcaatttgaagacatcacctcAGGCTCTGGGAGAATGCATGTTTCACCATATTCTGACACTGTTTTAGACTTGATAATGAACTAATTAATAAAACGATAAATCATAGATATAATAGATAAATCCAGCTGCAGCCCTACATGACAACTCAAAAGCATCTCAGAATACATTGCAAGACCAGCTAACAACTGCAAACTGAAAACAAACTGCACAAGACAGCAACTAGCTCCTGAAGAAAATATTTTCAACTGATCAACCAATTTAGCCTAAAAAAATTATGAGTACTGCTGTAAACACCCAGCTCAGCCATTCTTACAACATTTGCACATAAACATGGGAAGGACTACTGTAGTTACCACTAATATAATTATTTGCTGATGATGGATGTTATGACAAGCAGATGCAGATGTCTATTCCATTACAGCCAAAGTAGGGTTGcatgatattgacaaaatgtgatattgcgatatcgatatgaatttagatatttttaaacacatgtaaaattacaaaagttacggaataacgcatcaaaatagattcataacaaattaaacaagttttcttacaacacaaggtttatttcaactgacagtcatattggactggtacaacctgaataaataaataaggaccatgtctacagaactggttggacagtataaaataaataaagagaacaggacacaacttttctttcacttctctgattcgttccgttttgttgtctatctatttcttcacttacactgtcactctgtcgaaatatgcacacccgtggtacgctccatagggtttgtcacgtagtggacccgtgtGCTGACGTCTGttacggtaactggccaatgaaaagccacactttcgatataatattgcgcaacatGATATTGCCATagcgatattgagtcgatatatcttgcacccctaatacaaagacacaacacacacacctgggtgAAACTCATGGGTTTGTCTGCCTGGGTTTGGCCCAGGCACTTATAGAGGCGTCGACAGATGATGTTGCGTAGAATCTGCCTCGATTCAGCCAGCTCCGGGGAGGAGGAGTGCAGTATTTGCTCAAAAATATGATCTACAGGACAAACAGAAAATGAGTAGGCAACAGGTCAGATGAAGCAAACTAAATTACCAAGGTCCAATCCTGTCCTTCATTGAGCGGTATCCAGATTATGCTGTGCTCACTGCCAACTTGGGGAGGACCCACCACAGCTGGGCACATGTAGCCACAGTTTCTAGCCAGTAAACAACAGAGGGAGAATAATTAACATGTGAGAGGAAGAGGAACTAAACTCAAATCATTTGCTTTAATTCTGGAAAGTCCTCCTTGCTGCTTTCTACTGAAAAAAAGAGATTCAACCTTTTTGCCTTGTTTAAGAAGAGATATGTATATGCTAAAGAATCAATTCAAAAGTTATTGgctatgtttatgttttgtatttatagTCATTTAAATTTCTCTAGCCAATAGGAGTGCTTTAAAAAGAAGATAATGTTTTGTATACTTACAATAGCATCTATGGTAATCTCcagcataataaaaaaaaaactgtattattaGATACATCTATCTACTCCAGTTCAATAGCTCCTCCACATATTCTTGCTGTACAAAGTTTATATGTTATAATTTTTGTTAACTTTACGAAAGGTATTAATTCAACTATTTGTGGTGTTGTTGTACTGGACTGCATATATTGCTAAAAGTTTAGTGAATAAAGTGTGGTGTACTGGAGTTGTGTGacgtgttttctttttttttttttttaagtaatcaCTTAACTTAacttgaaaacaaaaactgtatgAAAATATAATGTTGTGATGACAGTGCAAGTTAGAATGTTGAATGCATGTTTTTAGTGCTATTTAGGTTATTTAGTGGCCAATTCTCCCTGTCTTAATGTTAAAACACAAGCTCACAGCACACAGTGGTTTTTACAGACCTGTCAGCTTGGTGTAGGCCTCCATGTCATCTATGGCTGTGGAGAGAGTGAACATCTTCCCTTCTGAGCCTTCAATCTGTATGTGCTTGTCTGCTTTTAAAAAGGCCTCTGCAATCCTGGATGATCATACCCAACAAATGATCATGTTTATGCATACCGCACAATAGAGTGAATTGTTAAGCAAAGAAAACCTACTAGCTACTCACATAGTTTCTATGATGTTGCCCACTTTGTGCTGGTAGGCTCTTCTGTGGAGACAGTTCCTCGTATGGAACATGTCATACAGATTACCCACCTCCTGTTAAAAGAAGTATGTGCATTTTTAGCCACAACTAATCATCTAAATGGATTGTTGTTTTAAAAAGCTGTTCGAAGAGCAGATATAACAAAGTCAGCACCTTGTCTCTAGTGCAGATGTGCTTCTGCCCGTCCACCTCACACACCCTGGCAAACTTTAGGAAGCGGCGATAGTCAAAGTTGTTCTGGATGCCCAGGTGGTAGCAGTCCCTGAGAAGAGGCAGAGTGAAGAAATGTGTTAAACTAAACAGAAACATGAATGAATATTCAATGTATGATTTGGGAAATTATTATCAAACAAACTAACAGATCAATAAGCCCCACCTGGCAAAGTAGTCCCACTTGTCCACATCAATGCCATTTCTTTTGTTGGCCACGATTTCATAGAGGAAGGACTTGTCTTCTGTACGGCCTTTATATGGCCACTGTGGAGATGACAGACAATTatacaggcaatctgattggtcaactagaCATTTAGAACGTGATCCAATCAGCATGATAGCACACGGTGCTCATTACACACATTACTCCGCCATAAATCACAAACCATTTGCAGAAGCTGTCtaacaaatttaaataaaatgattcaTCGGATTAAAAGAGTTAGTCTTACCGCTGGAGTTAactgttatttaaaaatgtttggctCACTTTAGCTGTGCCAGTGATTCAGTGACACGGCACTATCTTAAAAATAGTCTAACTTTACATGTGAAGTTTGCGTGCATAGTAGCTAAATCCGTCTATGGAGCAGATATCTTAGTTACAACAAGATTAAGTTAGCACGGcggttttgtgtttatatgtgtggtATTTATTCAGAAATGCAACAATCTCTACAAAGCCTTAACGTTAGCTCAAGTTGTCTGGCTGACTCACACAGACTAGAAATCGTCTCTGTGCTAGGTCGTTTGGGTCAGCATACTCGCTGGAGTAGTAAACTAGGTTTCATTGCATAGGAGTCTAATGACGTGTATCTCTTTTATTTTGTCAGTAACCATTATGGCAATGTTACAGGAGAGGTTGAGCTTTACTGTCATTATTGGCTATTTTATTTTTggactattttatttatttcattgttttaagCATGCTTTGTGCAGCTATACGTATATACTGTTTGTCTGTCGAGCTTCTGTGTTACTGATTGCCATGTCAAattcctgtgtgtctgttgatGCATTTGGCGAATAAAgggattctgattctgatgcttGCGGACCTTGGAGCTTGGCCGCATCACGTGCCAATAATGGCGGTAAAGCACACCTTCTGGTGTAATAATGCTTAATAGCaacatcagaatcagctttattgtccAAGTATGTTTAAGCATACAATGAATTTGACTCTGGTTTCTGGtggttttcaatgttttgatACACTGCTACGAACAAATGTGCAGGAAGATACGCACAACACATACAGCTAAAACCAAGGACGAACAAAGCTAAAAGATAAGCAAACATTAATACATAACTATTATTTACAAGTGAATAggtgttaaaataaatacacacacacacataagtatatacaaacaacaaatggaCAACAACACACAGTAGAGTTATTTCACCTTCTGGCCTTGAGCTGCATTAGTGTCCGGTGGTCCAGCGATCTGTTCTTTAATAAACTCCAGGTCCTCGGGTAGCACCAGGCCGTGCTGCTCCATCACCGGCTTCAGGCCGTTGTCTTTTACCAGGTAATCAAACATGTCGAGAGAGGCGTTCTCATGCTGCAACGTACACAGACTCGCATATTAATATTGGAGTGTTAATGGTCCCAATTTGAAAGTGAAAGCTCAATGACTCATCATTCAAATAGAAAGCGCTTATCTCAGCCTAAACATGACAGGATATGAATGTGAATCCTTATCTTATCTCACGTTCACTGGACAGCTAGTCTGTGGTCATAACTTACACAATGACTGTGTGCCTTGTAGTTCTTGTCAGTGATTATTATCATTCTGAACACTGCAATCACTATCTTAGCCATCAACTGTCATACAAGTCAAATGACATCATAACTGCCTATAAAAAGCCTCTGTAAAATGAGATGCTGCTTAATGCTGTAACTTCACACCATCTCGTAGAGCAGGAAATAactttaaggccctgacacaccaacccgatggccgaccgtcggcagaaaaggcagtcggactgatcagtcggctccccgaagtccaaaaagtgccttggaacacaccgaagccaCGCCGACTTGAGcatacgttctgcgcgtgcgtgAGACGTAACATGTCTTCATAActgcaggcggcgctaatctgtactgtcgccccaaaaaatgaaaaccggaaatgacgaacgcatcacgtgggtctggcttcttcAGCCGAcaataatggcggctcgtttggaTTATGATCTGGTATTTTACGAAAACAGTTCACTGAAAAagggtttctgaaaacattttaacatttaaaagattttcgtcacaTTGTGAGAGGCGTTCGTCAGCCTCATCCCGCTCGTTATTTCCGGGCTAGCCCTCCAATCATATTGGCCATCGAGTCCGACTTCCCACcctccgattcaacatgtcaaatcggccaaaatgaaggccgacggctcctccgactgacaaCGGCACGAATTACCAATTTAAAAAGGGAGAATGAAAGGAGGGCAAACTGTGTCATAACAGATGGTGCCAAGAAGGGAGTTTATATTGGTATTTTTACACCTATTTGAGAGTTATGTAATAAGAGGATTACTGACTGACAGGTAGATCGTTCCAGCAATACTAACAGCTCATACCGTACCTATTGGACTCATAGATGATTTGATGCAAAGAAAGTCTTTAGGTTGCAGTGCACTACATTATATAGAAGATAAAAACACTCAAGATTCACCAATGTCTAAAGTGGGTGACTAAGAGAGACCTCAAGGCCTTTTCCagttacttttcaaaaataGCCAGCACTTTTGACATCTGGTAACCattcctgtcttcctgtcttCCTTTTTTCCCCCGCTTGTTCCCATTTATGTCTTTTTGAAAATATCTTGCTAAAGCAGTCACTTACTTATTGTTAGGGCACTGGAATAGTCAGTTTTGAGATGTGTGGCCAAACAAACTGAACGGAGATGCCCTTTGAAACAATTATTCTTAATGGTTATTCAGTTCAGGTGACATGCACGTCTGGGCTAGTATGTTGTTGTGGTGAATCAAAGGGTGTTCCTTTGCATCTCCTTGATTGCCAAATAACTTTCTGATGAATCATAACACCGGTTTAATACCTCAGCAAAACAGAACATGCCAACAATACATAAATGAGTCATTAAGCAGTCAGAAGACTAGAAGAGACTTTCTCAGATTGTCTGCACTTTCCAACTGAGAAAAAAAGTGGATTTACATAATCTGCCTTTGCAACTAATACCTCGAGGGAAAGAAACTAATGCCAGTACAGGAACTAATTCTTATTTTGGCTCACTGTTTTGTTTGACACTTACTGCATATggcaaaggaaaataaaaataaaaaccacattGTTTCTTACCTTCCAGGAAATTCCCGGACGTGCTTTGGGGATGAACTTCCCGTCAAACATATGGGAAAATGGCCCATGTCCTGGAAAAGGTcgataaaaaaaagttatcgATTTCGCGGTGTGTCAACTTTGCACTAAGCTACTTGTGTCCTATTTGGATCTGGAAAATAGAaggtaataaaataaagtttcacTTCCATTTGTACTCATGCCCACACCCACTACTTGTGACTTAGGTTAAAACGTGAAACCTGTGAGAACCTGCGGAGCACTCACCCAGGTCATGGCAGAGCCCAGCGATCTGCACACAAAGGATGTCTCTGCGAGAGATGAGGAGTTCTGGCTGCCTCTCATTCAGAGCTTGTACAAGTTGCCCTGCCAAGTGACCCACCCTGTACcagcacacaacaaaacaactcAGATATACAATGAAAGTTCAAATAAATAACCATATAAATAGATAAATGT
This genomic interval from Perca fluviatilis chromosome 5, GENO_Pfluv_1.0, whole genome shotgun sequence contains the following:
- the samhd1 gene encoding deoxynucleoside triphosphate triphosphohydrolase SAMHD1; this translates as MENRKRPLGAVVTPNDSFKTPEKRVSVVRLLDSDYMRWGVEETCRYLRGEGLGEWEDTFKAQKITGIGLRYLKDADLEKIGIKYLGDRLQILHSLRKLWQIEAEANKVFNDPIHGHVELHPLLIKIIDTPQFQRLRNLKQLGGTYFVFPGASHNRFEHCIGVGHLAGQLVQALNERQPELLISRRDILCVQIAGLCHDLGHGPFSHMFDGKFIPKARPGISWKHENASLDMFDYLVKDNGLKPVMEQHGLVLPEDLEFIKEQIAGPPDTNAAQGQKWPYKGRTEDKSFLYEIVANKRNGIDVDKWDYFARDCYHLGIQNNFDYRRFLKFARVCEVDGQKHICTRDKEVGNLYDMFHTRNCLHRRAYQHKVGNIIETMIAEAFLKADKHIQIEGSEGKMFTLSTAIDDMEAYTKLTDHIFEQILHSSSPELAESRQILRNIICRRLYKCLGQTQADKPMSFTQETIRSWEADLARAIPQSGAQDVRLQPEDFVVNVIFMDYGMKEKNPINNVRFYCKDDLTTAIQIRKNQVSKLLPEQFAEQLIRVHCKKTDDRSLEAAKKHFVQWCMNMNFSKPQDGDIIAPELTPLKASWSNNNEGEDGEGGGLREGNCASVNGQKRAKIQLSFN